The following are encoded in a window of Rubellicoccus peritrichatus genomic DNA:
- a CDS encoding SufE family protein — protein MSLVEKRDQLVEELSFIDDPQERFAYIIDEAKGQSSLADEYKIDAFRIEGCQSNLWLVPRFEDGLCYFETDSDAVITKGVAGLLTNLYSGATPLEILENEPDFLTEVGITQHLTPNRRNGLSNVWVKIKTFAELCKAGEVSAV, from the coding sequence ATGTCTTTAGTAGAGAAACGAGATCAGCTGGTTGAGGAGTTGTCATTCATCGACGACCCACAAGAGCGTTTTGCATATATTATCGATGAAGCCAAAGGGCAGTCGAGTCTTGCTGATGAGTACAAAATTGACGCATTCCGCATTGAAGGTTGCCAGTCGAATTTATGGCTCGTTCCACGTTTTGAAGATGGGCTTTGTTATTTCGAGACCGATTCTGATGCTGTCATTACCAAAGGCGTGGCTGGTCTGCTAACAAATCTCTACAGTGGTGCGACTCCATTGGAGATACTGGAGAATGAACCTGATTTCCTCACTGAAGTTGGTATTACTCAACATTTGACGCCGAATCGGCGCAATGGCCTCTCTAACGTTTGGGTCAAAATTAAAACTTTTGCTGAGTTGTGCAAAGCAGGGGAAGTCTCCGCGGTTTAA
- the hpt gene encoding hypoxanthine phosphoribosyltransferase codes for MIETAMESDLARILVNADAIDKRLDELGETITNHYQSNGVEELTLICITNGSIIFAADLLRRINMYARVDCVRVSSYQNEDSPITEPEIIDQIRLDLTGRHVLLVDDILDTGKTLEKLVMILQTFEPQTLETCVLLEKQGRRQCRYEATYVGFKIPNEFVVGYGLDFAERYRNLPHIGVLRPELQNPPEWQ; via the coding sequence ATGATTGAGACAGCCATGGAGAGTGATTTGGCCCGTATTCTTGTGAATGCGGATGCAATCGATAAGCGTCTCGATGAACTTGGTGAGACCATCACGAATCATTATCAGAGTAATGGTGTGGAAGAGCTTACGCTGATATGTATAACAAATGGTTCAATCATTTTTGCGGCAGACCTTTTACGCAGGATTAATATGTACGCGCGTGTTGACTGTGTCCGAGTTTCTTCCTACCAGAATGAGGACAGTCCCATTACTGAACCAGAGATCATTGACCAGATTCGTCTTGATTTGACCGGTCGACATGTCCTGCTGGTCGATGACATTTTGGATACGGGGAAGACGCTTGAGAAGCTGGTTATGATACTGCAGACATTTGAGCCTCAGACTCTGGAGACTTGTGTTTTGCTTGAGAAACAAGGACGACGGCAATGTCGCTACGAGGCCACTTATGTCGGCTTCAAAATTCCGAATGAATTTGTCGTAGGTTACGGTTTGGATTTTGCCGAGCGCTATCGCAACCTTCCCCATATTGGAGTTTTACGTCCTGAGCTCCAAAATCCACCTGAGTGGCAGTAA